One Prevotella melaninogenica DNA window includes the following coding sequences:
- the nadC gene encoding carboxylating nicotinate-nucleotide diphosphorylase, which translates to MLSVEELNDKLIELAFSEDIGDGDHTTLCCIPADAKGESRLLIKEEGVLAGVDVAKRVLHHFDPELQIEVFVEDGSHVKPGDIVMSVKGRTQSLLQTERLMLNILQRMSGIATMTHKYQQALIDAGTKTRVLDTRKTTPGMRMLEKEAVKIGGGMNHRIGLFDMILLKDNHVDFCGGVHNAISKAKQYCKDHGKDDLKIECEVRNFTELEEALSEGCDRIMFDNFTPEDTRKAVEMVAGRCETESSGGITFDTMIPYAQAGVDFISFGALTHSVKGLDMSFKAVVSKD; encoded by the coding sequence ATGTTGTCAGTAGAAGAACTAAACGATAAACTCATCGAACTCGCTTTCAGTGAGGATATAGGTGATGGTGATCATACAACGCTTTGCTGCATCCCTGCTGATGCTAAGGGTGAAAGTAGATTACTGATTAAGGAAGAGGGAGTCTTGGCAGGAGTGGATGTTGCCAAAAGAGTGTTGCATCATTTTGACCCAGAACTACAAATAGAAGTCTTTGTGGAAGACGGTTCTCATGTGAAGCCTGGTGATATTGTCATGAGTGTGAAGGGCAGAACGCAGAGCCTTTTGCAGACAGAACGTCTTATGCTTAACATCTTACAGCGTATGAGTGGTATTGCAACGATGACCCATAAGTATCAACAAGCACTCATTGATGCAGGTACGAAGACACGCGTTTTAGACACACGTAAGACAACACCGGGTATGAGAATGCTGGAAAAAGAGGCTGTGAAGATTGGCGGTGGTATGAATCATCGCATTGGTCTCTTTGATATGATTCTCCTGAAAGATAATCATGTTGACTTCTGTGGTGGTGTACATAATGCGATCTCTAAGGCAAAGCAGTATTGTAAGGACCATGGCAAGGATGATCTTAAGATAGAATGTGAGGTAAGAAACTTTACCGAATTGGAAGAAGCATTAAGTGAAGGCTGTGACCGTATCATGTTTGATAATTTCACACCAGAGGATACTCGCAAAGCAGTTGAGATGGTTGCTGGACGCTGTGAAACGGAGTCAAGTGGTGGAATCACCTTTGACACGATGATTCCTTATGCACAAGCTGGTGTTGATTTCATTTCTTTTGGCGCACTAACACACAGTGTTAAAGGACTTGATATGAGCTTCAAGGCTGTTGTTTCAAAAGACTAA
- the thrA gene encoding bifunctional aspartate kinase/homoserine dehydrogenase I — MKVLKFGGTSVGSVSSILSLQKIVEKEAKHQPIIVVVSALGGITDQLIATSQLALKGDESWKTEFDSIVARHHKMIDAIITDPHDREMLFNKVDSLFEQLHSIYYGVFLIHDLSHKTEDTIVSYGERLSSRIVATLIRGAKWFDAREFIKTEERHGKRSLDSELTNKLVVNTFSNLPRISLVPGFIAQDRDSGDITNLGRGGSDYTASILAASLNAEVLEIWTDVDGFMTADPRVIKSAYTINELSYTEAMELCNFGAKVVYPPTIYPVCVKNIPIKVKNTFNPDGQGTIIKAHIENNQKPIKGLSSIKGTTVITVTGLSMVGVVGVNRRIFSSLANNGISVFLVSQAASENNTSIGVKDEDADNAVKVLNEEFRLEIEDGRMFPMHAESGLATVAVVGENMRRTPGISGKLFEVLGRSGISVIAIAQGASEMNISFVVKGSDLRKALNVLHDSLFLSEYKVLNLFICGIGTVGGKLIEQIKSQYEELKQNSNLKLKVVGIASSKNAIFNHDGLNLDNYRKELKEGEASSPEHLRDVILKMNIFNSVFVDCTASKEVAALYQSLLENNISVIAANKIAASGAYDDYYHLKQTAIQRGVKFRFETNVGAGLPIIGTINDLRNSGDKILKIEAVLSGTLNFIFNEIGADVPFSETVKRAKEQGYSEPDPRIDLSGTDVVRKLVILTREAGYKVEQEDVEKHLFVPDDYFQGSVEDFWKRLPELDANFEQRRQLLAEEGKRWRFVATMERGKTNVALKEVASTHPFYNLEGSNNIVLLTTDRYKEYPMQIQGYGAGASVTAAGVFANIMSIANI, encoded by the coding sequence ATGAAAGTATTAAAGTTTGGCGGAACATCCGTAGGTTCTGTTTCGAGTATTTTAAGTCTACAAAAGATTGTAGAAAAGGAGGCTAAACATCAACCAATTATTGTGGTTGTTAGTGCCTTAGGTGGTATAACAGATCAGCTCATAGCTACTTCTCAACTTGCCTTGAAGGGTGATGAAAGTTGGAAAACAGAGTTTGATTCTATCGTTGCACGACATCATAAGATGATTGATGCGATTATTACCGACCCACATGACCGTGAGATGCTATTCAACAAAGTGGATAGTCTTTTTGAGCAACTTCATTCTATTTATTACGGTGTATTCTTAATTCACGACCTCAGTCATAAGACAGAAGATACTATTGTAAGCTATGGTGAACGTCTAAGTTCAAGAATAGTAGCTACGCTTATTCGTGGAGCAAAGTGGTTTGATGCTCGTGAGTTTATTAAGACTGAGGAGAGACACGGCAAAAGAAGTCTCGATTCAGAACTAACCAACAAACTTGTAGTAAATACTTTCTCTAACCTTCCTCGCATCTCTCTTGTACCTGGTTTTATAGCACAAGACCGTGACTCTGGCGACATTACCAATCTTGGGCGTGGTGGAAGTGATTATACGGCATCCATCCTTGCCGCATCTCTCAACGCTGAAGTCTTGGAGATATGGACGGATGTTGACGGCTTTATGACAGCTGACCCTCGCGTCATCAAGAGTGCCTATACCATTAATGAGCTTTCCTATACTGAGGCTATGGAGCTTTGTAACTTTGGTGCAAAGGTCGTCTATCCTCCAACGATATACCCTGTCTGTGTAAAAAACATCCCAATCAAGGTAAAAAACACATTCAATCCTGATGGACAGGGTACGATTATTAAAGCACACATAGAGAACAATCAAAAACCTATTAAGGGTTTATCATCTATCAAAGGTACTACGGTTATTACCGTGACAGGTCTTTCTATGGTGGGTGTTGTTGGTGTCAACCGTCGTATCTTTAGTTCTCTTGCCAACAATGGTATTAGTGTCTTCCTTGTATCACAGGCAGCATCAGAGAACAATACCTCTATCGGTGTGAAGGATGAAGATGCCGACAATGCAGTGAAGGTACTTAATGAAGAGTTCCGTCTTGAGATAGAAGATGGACGTATGTTCCCTATGCATGCCGAAAGTGGACTGGCAACAGTAGCGGTCGTTGGTGAGAACATGAGGCGAACACCAGGTATCAGTGGTAAACTCTTTGAGGTTCTTGGTCGTTCTGGTATTAGTGTTATTGCTATTGCGCAGGGTGCATCTGAGATGAATATCTCATTTGTTGTGAAAGGCTCTGACCTAAGGAAAGCACTGAATGTACTCCATGATTCACTTTTCTTATCGGAATATAAAGTACTGAATCTCTTTATTTGCGGCATTGGTACAGTAGGTGGTAAGCTCATTGAACAGATCAAGAGCCAGTATGAAGAGTTGAAGCAAAATTCTAACTTAAAGTTGAAGGTGGTGGGAATTGCTTCATCTAAGAATGCTATTTTCAATCACGACGGCTTAAATCTTGATAATTATCGTAAAGAACTCAAGGAAGGTGAGGCTTCAAGTCCAGAGCATTTGCGTGATGTTATCCTAAAGATGAATATCTTTAACTCGGTGTTTGTGGATTGTACTGCTTCTAAAGAAGTGGCTGCACTCTACCAGTCTTTATTGGAAAATAATATCTCTGTGATTGCTGCCAACAAGATTGCAGCATCTGGAGCATACGATGATTATTACCATTTAAAGCAGACAGCCATTCAACGTGGTGTCAAATTCCGCTTTGAAACAAACGTGGGCGCAGGTCTACCTATCATTGGTACAATCAATGACTTGCGCAATTCGGGTGACAAAATACTAAAGATTGAAGCCGTATTATCAGGTACGCTTAACTTCATCTTTAATGAGATTGGAGCTGATGTTCCCTTCTCTGAAACTGTTAAACGTGCTAAAGAGCAGGGCTATAGTGAGCCAGATCCCCGTATTGACCTTAGTGGAACGGATGTTGTTCGTAAGCTGGTTATCCTCACACGTGAGGCTGGATACAAGGTGGAACAAGAGGATGTTGAGAAGCATCTATTTGTTCCTGATGATTATTTCCAAGGTTCAGTAGAAGACTTCTGGAAACGTCTTCCTGAACTTGATGCTAACTTTGAACAACGTCGTCAGCTATTAGCAGAGGAGGGTAAACGCTGGCGTTTCGTTGCTACAATGGAACGTGGCAAGACGAATGTTGCACTAAAGGAAGTGGCTTCTACCCATCCTTTCTATAATCTTGAAGGTTCTAACAACATAGTCCTACTGACCACTGACCGTTATAAGGAGTATCCTATGCAGATACAGGGTTATGGTGCCGGTGCATCGGTAACGGCAGCCGGAGTGTTTGCGAATATCATGAGTATCGCTAACATCTAA
- a CDS encoding NAD(P)/FAD-dependent oxidoreductase, with protein MTEEYQLRVLPQVAYNENNMKAYLAKEKGLDERTIYRVRVLKRSIDARHRDIYVNLKIRVYINEFPQDDPYVKTEYQDVSSRPSVVVVGAGPAGLFSSLKLIELGLRPIVLERGKNVRDRKLDMALISKTQEVDPESNYCFGEGGAGAYSDGKLYTRSKKRGPVDKILNVFCQHGASPSILADAHPHIGTDKLPRVIENMRNTILDCGGEVHFQTKMTSLILDSDKVVGVEAVDNSGAVSVKREFHGPVILATGHSARDIYRYLAEAGIEMETKGIAVGVRLEHPSHLIDQIQYHNKNGKGKYLPTAEYSFVTQAQGRGVYSFCMCPGGFVIPSATGPEQTVTNGMSPANRGTQWSNSGMVVQLNPEDVEGDDVLRILRYQEQLERDTWQQGNHKQTAPAQRMADFVNNRLSYDLPKSSYAPGLISSPLHFWMPSFITKRLQEAFRTFGKQAHGFLTNEAVMIASETRTSSPVRILRDREHLMHVRLEGLFPCAEGAGYAGGIVSAGIDGERCAEMVSAYLQQL; from the coding sequence ATGACAGAGGAATATCAGTTACGCGTTTTGCCCCAAGTTGCCTATAATGAAAATAACATGAAGGCATATCTTGCAAAAGAAAAGGGGCTGGATGAGCGTACCATTTATCGTGTTCGGGTATTGAAGCGTTCTATTGATGCACGCCATCGTGACATATATGTTAATCTGAAAATTCGTGTTTATATTAACGAATTTCCACAAGACGACCCTTATGTGAAGACTGAATACCAAGACGTAAGCAGTCGTCCTTCGGTCGTTGTGGTAGGTGCTGGTCCTGCTGGTTTATTCTCTTCTCTGAAGCTAATCGAATTAGGATTGCGCCCAATAGTCCTCGAACGTGGAAAGAATGTACGTGATCGTAAGTTAGATATGGCTTTAATCTCAAAGACACAAGAGGTTGATCCTGAGTCAAATTACTGCTTTGGTGAAGGTGGTGCTGGAGCTTATTCGGATGGAAAACTTTATACACGAAGCAAGAAGCGTGGTCCTGTTGATAAGATTCTAAATGTCTTTTGTCAACATGGTGCATCACCTTCTATCCTCGCTGATGCCCATCCACACATTGGTACAGACAAGCTTCCTCGTGTCATAGAGAATATGCGTAACACAATACTTGACTGTGGTGGTGAGGTTCATTTCCAAACAAAGATGACTTCTTTAATACTCGATAGTGATAAAGTTGTTGGTGTAGAGGCTGTTGATAACAGTGGAGCTGTGAGTGTGAAGCGTGAGTTTCATGGTCCAGTCATTCTTGCTACGGGTCATTCTGCACGCGATATCTATCGCTATCTTGCAGAGGCAGGAATTGAGATGGAAACAAAAGGAATCGCTGTTGGAGTGCGATTGGAGCATCCTTCTCACTTAATTGATCAAATACAGTACCATAATAAGAACGGCAAGGGGAAGTATCTTCCAACAGCAGAGTACTCTTTTGTGACACAAGCACAGGGTCGTGGTGTCTATTCTTTCTGTATGTGTCCTGGCGGTTTTGTGATTCCTTCAGCAACTGGTCCAGAACAAACTGTAACCAATGGTATGAGTCCTGCCAATCGTGGAACGCAATGGTCTAACTCGGGTATGGTTGTTCAATTAAATCCAGAGGATGTTGAAGGCGATGATGTTTTGCGTATCTTGCGTTATCAGGAACAGTTAGAGCGAGACACATGGCAGCAGGGAAACCACAAACAGACTGCTCCTGCACAGCGTATGGCAGACTTCGTGAACAATCGTCTGTCGTATGATCTTCCTAAATCGAGCTATGCACCAGGACTTATTTCCAGTCCACTTCATTTCTGGATGCCATCATTTATCACAAAACGACTCCAAGAAGCATTCAGAACCTTTGGTAAACAAGCGCATGGCTTCCTTACGAATGAAGCAGTAATGATTGCTTCCGAGACTCGTACAAGTTCTCCTGTTCGTATCCTCCGTGACAGAGAACACCTCATGCATGTCCGCCTTGAGGGTCTTTTCCCTTGTGCAGAAGGTGCAGGTTATGCAGGTGGAATCGTTAGTGCAGGCATTGATGGAGAGCGCTGTGCTGAAATGGTTTCGGCTTATCTTCAGCAGTTATAA